From Schistocerca serialis cubense isolate TAMUIC-IGC-003099 unplaced genomic scaffold, iqSchSeri2.2 HiC_scaffold_1343, whole genome shotgun sequence, one genomic window encodes:
- the LOC126439772 gene encoding serine/threonine-protein phosphatase 6 regulatory ankyrin repeat subunit B-like, with product MTDFKQGFHRVTFWISEPPLSVILTEEQKQMLAGRLIIAASQGQTGQVRALLDAGSPVNATDASGDTALHEAVVNGHEETVKCLIDAGAGVNVRDSDGMTPLHWAACRGGEQHIVWMLLAASACVDVQHDAGETPLHVAARWGCAYAAKALLLAGARSDIRGNSGQKQTRYNYLALNKSCD from the exons ATGACTGATTTCAAACAAGGTTTCCACAGAGTAACATTTTGGATCTCCGAACCCCCTCTctctgt GATCCTGACTGAGGAGCAGAAGCAGATGCTGGCTGGGAGGCTGATCATTGCTGCGTCACAGGGTCAGACCGGCCAAGTGCGGGCACTCCTGGATGCGGGGTCGCCAGTCAACGCGACAGACGCCAGTGGCGACACTGCCCTGCATGAAGCAGTGGTGAATGGCCACGAAGAAACTGTCAAGTGCCTGATTGATGCCGGGGCAGGTGTCAACGTCAGGGACTCGGATGGGATGACGCCTCTGCACTGGGCTGCATGTAGAGGTGGCGAGCAGCACATTGTATGGATGCTACTGGCGGCATCAGCGTGTGTAGATGTCCAGCACGATGCGGGGGAGACTCCACTCCATGTGGCTGCCAGATGGGGGTGTGCATATGCAGCAAAGGCACTGCTGCTGGCCGGTGCGAGGAGCGACATAAGGGGTAACAGTGGGCAGAAGCAGACACGGTACAACTATTTAGCACTCAACAAATCTTGTGATTAA